The sequence TGGGAAAGAAAGGGGCCCCACAAGCACTTCACCACCATGTCCCAAGACCTCATACCTGGGACTAGAAGAGCAGAGGAGGTTCTTATGGCTGTGGAGAGTGGTCAGCTCCTAGTTTCCTAGTTTCCAGACGTATCAACTGGCCCTTGAAATCGCAATCTTTTCTGTCCCTTCTTAAATGGCTCAGCATTCGGTGGGAGCCAGTTTGGTTGAGTGAAGGCAGAAGCCAGGCTGGGGTGGCTAGGAACTGAAGGTGGGGTGAGGAAATGGACAGGGTTTGGCTgtggagggaggagagaagacCCATGTGTAGACAAATAATTTCTCCAGTGTTCTTGGACTGGAGACTGTAAAGAGGGAGAGGTTGACTGtgcaagagagagaaggaagaggagagggctTCGCAGCcagatggtcctggacagagtcACAGGGCGGGGGGAAGGGGCGGAGGTGTGGATGCGGGTGAGTTTGTAGATTTGGTGGCTAAAAGTTGAGGTGTTTCCACCTGATCgcttccatttcctttatgaGGAAGCGAGGCCATCTGATGAAGGTCAGGACAGATGGAGTTTTGAGGAGGGTGTAAAGTTGGTAAAACGGTCAACATGGAGAAGAAGGGGCGAGTGCTAGGAGTTAACCACGAAGAAGTAggagatgttgtggagagagACCGGTGTCTGGCGTCAGAAGCCCAAGTCCAGCCCAGCCTGCCCCTTACCATCTTTGTAACCTCAGGAGAGTCACATATGCTTTgaacttagtttcctcattttcaaAAGGAGGTCATGATAAACGCTGCCTGAGAGGATTGTTAAGCTCAAAGGAAAGCAAGCACGTAACCGTGATTTATGACAGTAAAGCCTTAAACCAGTGGCAGTTGCTGATAAAAGCAAGACCAATTGTGTATCACAAATGACTGCAGACATGACAGTGCTGCTCCTCCGGAATGGGTTGGGAGTTTCCTGCTTTCCCAGTCCCTGTTGAACGGCGACGAGAAGTTCCTGGGTACCCCTGATGCAGCACCAACTTCAGGGGCCCTTAGCAGATAGATAGAGCAGGGCCTGagatagggattttttttttttttcctagaaggtAGAAACcttttttttggagccctggtgggctgctagccaaaaggtaagcagtttgaatccaccagctgctccttgaaaaccttatgggacagttctactctataatgtcctatagagtcactgtgagtcagaattgactcgacagcaacaggttacggGTTAGaagcctttttcctttcttctgtataATGATAGACGTTGTTTgatgctttcagaattctttcatatctgtcattttattttatcccccgaaaaaccaaaaccaaatccgctgctgtcgagttgattcctactcaaagcgaccctataggacagagtagaactgtcccatagggtttccaaggagcacctagtggattccaactgctgaccttttggatagtagcggTAGCTATTTTTATCCCCAGGTGGTAGGAAATTTTGTTCTCATATAACTGGTAAGTAGCTGAGAGACTAACTTACTTGTTCAGGATCATACCACAAATTAAATAACTGAGGGCAAGGACGAGGACCTCATCACTTGCTCTTGTCTCCCTCTCACATTCTGCTAGCATGAACTAGTGGGGTGAGCACAGCATTCAAATCCTGACACCATGGCTTTCTGTTCGTGACCTTAGACAGATTActtacccacccagtgcctcagttttctccactGTAACTTTAGAGTAACAACACTTACCAAGTATGACTACTGTGAAGGTTAAAGGAAGATAATACGTATATGAAATCCCtttatgctcaactgctaacccaaaagttggtgatttgaacccacccagcgatgccatgtaagaaaggcctggtgacttgcttctgtaaagattacaaccaagaacaccctatggaccagttctactctaaacacatggggttgccgtgagtcagaatcagctcgacagcagtaggttatttttgttgttgttgttagtgtggTCCCTGGCACAAAAGGAAACGTGAATCCCCAATTTGAGTAGGGCTGGCTTTTCAAACAGATGAAGTAGGTGGCTGCATATGAGTCTTCCTGCCAAAAACCCTTTTCTCCAACATACAGTCATAAAGTATAAAATTCAACCACTAGAAATTTATTACTTTGAGTCGAGACTTAAGtgttttaaaacacaaattcTCAAAATGTCCTGTGAATCAAGGTATCACCTTAGTAAGacttagcatgttgttgttgttaggtgccatcaagttggttctgactcaaagtgatcctgtgtcagcagaacaaaacacggcctggccctgcgccatcttcacagtcgttaCTGTGCCTGAGCGCATGagtgaagccactgtgtcagtccatcttgttgaggaacttcctctttttttgcttacCCGCAACTTTATaccatgtgtgatgtccttctccagggactggtccttcctggtaacgTGTTcacagtatgtgagataaagtctcgccatccccgTGTCTggggaccattctggctgtacttcttccaagacagattttgcttttctggcagtccatggtatattctggagccctggtgatacagtggttgagagctatggctgctaaccaaaaggtcagcagtttgaatccaccagctgctccttggaaattctatggggcaggtctgctctgtctatagggtcactgtgagttggaatctaaactacaccaatggtttttttttttttttttaatggtatattcagtattctttgccgacaccataatttgaaggaatcaattcttcttcattcttattcagtgtccagcttttgcgtgcatatggggcaattgaaaataccatggcttaggtcaggtgcaccttagtcctcaaagtgacatctttgctttttaacaccttaaagaggtcttttgcagcagatttgcccagtgcaatacatcatgtttgatttcttgactgctgcttccatgggcattgactgtggagccaagtaaaatgaaatccttgacaacttcagtcttttctccattaatcatgatgttgcttattggtccagttgtgaggatttttgttgcctttatgttgaagtgtaatccatactgaaggctatgatctttgatcttcatcagtaagtgcttcaagtcctcttcactttcatcaagcatggttgtatcatctgtataacggaggttgttaatgagccttcctccagtcctgatgccctgttcttcatatagtccagcttcttggattgtttgctctgCATGCAGATccagtaagtatggtgaaaggatacaaccctgacacgcaccgttcctgactttaaactatgcattacttccttgttctgttagaatgactgcctcttgctctatgtacaggttcctcacgagcacaattaactgttctggaattcccattcttcacagtgttatccataatttgttatgatccacacagtcaaatgcctttgcatagtcaataaaacagaggtaaacatctttctggtattctttgctttcagccaagatccatctgacatcagcaacatatcccccattccacatcctcttctgaatccagcttgaatttctggcggttccctgtcgatgtactgctgcagctgttttcaaattatcttcaggataattttacttgtgtgtgatattcatgatattgtttgataattgccacattctgttggatcaccgttTTTGGACTAGGCATGTATATGAATCTCTTCAGTAAGTTTGCCAagtaactgtctttcaaatttcttggcatagaagagtgagtgctgccagcgttgcatccatttgtagaaacatctcaactggtattctgtcaattcctggagccttgatttttgccagtgccttcggtgcaacttggacttcttccttcagtaccattggttcttggtcatatgctacctcctgaaatggttgaatgtcgaccagttctttttagtacagtgactctgtgtattccttccatcttcttttgatgcttcctaaatccttcaattttttacccatagaatccttcagtattacaactcaaggcttgattttttttctttggttctctcagcttgagaaataccaagtatgcgcttcccttttgggtttctaactccaagtctttgcacctATCATTGTAGtatttgactttgtcttctcgaggtgccctttgaaatcttctgttcaggtcttttacttcatcatttcttccatttgctttagctactgtacattcaagagaaaatttcagagtctcttctgacatcaattatagtcttttttctgtctgtttaatgaccttttgctttcttcatgtatgatgtccttgaggtcataccacaactcgtctggtcttccatcattagtgttcaattcgtcaaatctgttcttgagatggtatctaaattcagggtggATATACTCaggatcatactttggctctagtgaacttgttttaattttctccagcttcaatttGAAAACTTGACATATGAGCAATTCGCATAAGAAATGCCAGTGGGAAGGGGATATCCTAACACAGGAGAGTGTGTGTGCAGGAGGGGAGCAGGAGGAGTGGGGAGCCTTGACCTGGTAGAAAAGTCTGTCTGAAAAGGCAGTCAGAGGCCCCTGAGTCCTGAAGGAGTAGAGGAAGGAAGTGCTAGTAGAGTGGACAGTGGAGGAAATGGGAGGCCTAGAAAAGAAACAATGGCCACTTCCATGAGCTGGAATTCAGCCCTGGTTGGGAATCATGCCAGGAAGTCAGGAGTCTTTCTCAGGCCTTTCCTATCTTCCCCTTCTTTTTCCACTGTAGGCTTGGGTTGCCAACTATGAGAGACCCCGAATGAATGCCAACTCCCTCCTGGCCAGCCCCACGGGCCTCAGCCCCTACCTGCGCTTCGGTTGCCTCTCCTGCCGCCTGTTTTACTACCGCCTGTGGGAGCTGTATAAGAAGGTGAGGGCGGAGTGATGGCAGCACGCCCCTGCTCTCAGTTGCACCTAGAGGGCCAGGACCTTCTGGGCTAGTCAGTCACCCTGAAAAAGCCCTGGGAATGGGAGGGGCTGGGCTGTGCATCCTAGAGGGTTTAAATGGGCATCTAGCCTGGAGGAGGTATGAAGAGCCCCTGTCCAAGAGGTGGCAGAGCCAAGCACATCCTGTAGAGCAGAAGGACAGGCAGAAAAGCAGACCGCTGGGTGTGACCCTAGAGGTGGCAGGTCTGCTGGCTGCAGGTGGATGGGGGCAAAGTACTCAGGGTGGGAGGCAGGAAGGGTGAGTCTAGAGCCAGGCCTAGGCCGAGAAGCACAGCCACCCTCTAGGGGGCTGCACCAGAGCATTAAAAGCACAGTCCAGGAGCAGCTGTTGCCCGTCGGCGATGGAGGAAACACTCAGAGGGGCTGCATGCGGCCTAAGAGGCAAATAACCCTGTGTTCCCACATCCCCAAAGGAGAGAGGACAGCCTGTTCACAGTCATCAGATCATCCTTGTGTCTACAGTCTGTAATGTAATTTCCTCATCCATGCCAGCATCAGGATTTTGTGCCAACATCAGCATGGGGTGGCTTTGCCACTTTGGTGGGTCATCTTGTAATGTTAAGAAAATCATTATTTACATGGAGGCCTGATCTTTTCGTTCCCTCACACCcccagattcaggctgttgtaTATAACTTACCTAATCAGAATCTAGACTGAGCATATTTTATGCCTGCTGATGGGAAACTTCCTTTTGACTTTCTAGGAAGTGGAGCCAGACAGGGAGCCGTGAGGACTAGGATCATGGCCCAGTCTTGCGGCATCTGGTTCCTAACGCAGAATCCTGCTGGGATATCCCTTTCTACTGCTTGACTCTCTCCAGCCACCTTACTCCTCAGGGCAGTAGCACAGCCAGGGACTGGGTCATTGCCAAGGAGGGGTTTAATCTGCAGGCATacagtgctgctgctgcttcGAGGGGCAGTCCTTCCATGTGTTTAGGGGATTTagagccaccaagtttgtggtggcTCCGGATTTCTCTGTGGGAGAGGCCTGAGCAATGCGTACCGAGAGCTGGTCAGGTGTTTGTAACCACGTGCTCCCCCCGCCCCTCAGGTGAAGCGGAACAGCACACCCCCTCTCTCCCTATTTGGGCAACTCCTGTGGCGAGAGTTCTTCTACACGGCAGCCACCAACAACCCCAGGTTTGACCGCATGGAGGGGAACCCCATCTGCATCCAGATCCCCTGGGACCGCAACCCAGAGGCCCTGGCCAAGTGGGCCGAGGGCAAGACAGGCTTTCCTTGGATCGACGCCATCATGACCCAACTGAGGCAGGAGGGCTGGATCCACCATCTGGCCCGGCACGCCGTGGCCTGCTTCCTTACCCGTGGGGACCTCTGGGTCAGCTGGGAGAGCGGGGTCCGGGTGAGTGCCCTAGCAGCGGGAAGCAGCCTGTCCCCTCTGGTCAGGCCCAGCAAAGGGCAGCCCTCTTCTAGGCTGGGGGATGGGCTGGGATCCTGGGTCCAGGAGATTCCCTCCAAACCCTGCTTGGCATGCCGTCAGCAGAGAGCTTTTGGCTTTTCTCCACTGGGGACTGCGGTTACTTGGAAACCACTGTGGCCATAAGTCCCCAAGGAGGCTGATTCCCCACCCGCCCCCTCCAGGTATTTGACGAGCTGCTTCTGGATGCAGACTTCAGCGTGAACGCGGGCAGCTGGATGTGGCTGTCCTGCAGTGCTTTCTTCCAGCAGTTCTTCCACTGCTACTGCCCTGTGGGCTTTGGCCGTCGCACGGACCCCAGCGGAGACTACATCAGGTAAGGGTGCAGACCAGACACTCTGGCTTCTGACCCTGCAGCCTTCTTCTCGGGTGGGAGACCCTTGGCCCATTGAAGGTGGGTCCAAGTGTGGTGACGGGTCGTCCGGTATGTATCTTTCAGGCGATACCTGCCCAAACTGAAAGGGTTCCCCTCTCGCTACATCTACGAGCCCTGGAATGCCCCCGAGTCAATTCAGAAGGCAGCCAAGTGCATCATTGGTGTGGACTACCCACGGCCCATCGTCAACCATGCTGAGACCAGCCGGCTCAACATTGAGCGAATGAAGCAGATCTACCAGCAGCTGTCCCGCTACCGGGGACTCTGTAAGCAGCCTctactcccctccccaccccaccccaccccaccctaccccaccccaccccaccccaccccaccccctagcTCCCTGAAGGGGAGGACACCTGTGAGCTCCGAGAGGGGCAAGTGGGGATTTCCAGACATTTGCAGATGGAGGCTGAGTGCTGTCTTCCAGGCTATTAAGTAGACCCGACTTCCCAGGGCCTACAGGCTGGGCCTCCCTGAGCAGTTGTGGGGTGATGAGAAGAGATGGCTTCTCAGTGTCATGGGCCAACCCCTTCTCCCTAATCTCCTGCCCTGCGGCCCTCTGCAGTCCTGTCCAGTTATATTCTGACTGCTCCCTTGCCTCTCTCCCAGGTCTCCTGGCATCTGTCCCTTCCTGTGTGGAAGACCTCAGCAGCCCTGTGGCTGAGCCCAGCTCAAGCCAGGCTGGGAGCTCGAACAGTGCAGGTGAGTGCCAGTTGGCCTCTCCATAGCTTGTGCGCCTCCCAGAGCATAGTGAAGCGTCTCTAGTTCAGTCACTGCGGGCTGAGGATAGAAGCCAAAACAAGTCCTGTCCCTCATGGGGCTTAGATTCCACGTGGGGGCGACAGGGACCAAGGAAGATGATTTCATGCCAAGGACTTTGGGGAGAAATAAAATTGAGTGGTTTGATAGAGGGTGACTAGGGAAGGAAGAAGTGGTTACTTTGGGCTACTGTAGATTGGAGTAGTCGGGAACACCTGCCTGAGCAGAGAATGAGCAGGAGATAGACCTTCCACAAACTGGAGGAAGAACATTCTAAGCAACaggaataacaagaaaaaaagccaGAGACAAGCACTAGCTTACCCTATTCAAGGAAAtgaaggaggccagtgtggctagacTGTCCTGAGGGAGGAGCTGGGACGGGTGAGGCTGAGATGAAGGCAGGAGGAGGATGGGCCAGGGCTCAGAGCCCTGGGGAGGATTAGGATCCTGTCATCATGCCCTGAGAAGTAGTAAGGTGGTCGGCAGGGTGGGTCATGATCTGATTTATGTCACTCTGCCTTCCATGTAGGGAGTGGACAGTGTAGGGCAAGAACGAGCACAGGGAGGCTAGGAGGAGGCTGCTGTCATTGTCCAGGCAAGCGACGGCAGCGGGGCCGGGTTGAtggcaggaaagagaaaaggaggcaGATTTGCTGTATCCTTAACACCCTCCAGCTTTGGGAGGAAGGCTGGTAATGTGAGACTGCCAGAACTCCCAGACTTCTTCCTGTTTGCCCAGCCAGCCTGGGTCTGGGTGAGGCTGTGCACGTTCTGCTCTGGGGCCAATTACAGGGTTGCAGAGGGAGTCCCTCATCTTAGAAAGAGCAGGGACAGCAGACGGGCCAAGTCAGGCTCTGGCCTAGGGCCTGTGAGATTTAGGGGCCAAAAGCTGGCCCTGCTGCCAGCAGGTTTGGTCCTCCTCTTTGCAGGCACTT comes from Elephas maximus indicus isolate mEleMax1 chromosome 7, mEleMax1 primary haplotype, whole genome shotgun sequence and encodes:
- the CRY2 gene encoding cryptochrome-2, producing the protein MAAAVVTAGAAALVPIPSMDGASSVHWFRKGLRLHDNPALLAAVRGARCVRCVYILDPWFAASSSVGINRWRFLLQSLEDLDTSLRKLNSRLFVVRGQPADVFPRLFKEWGVTRLTFEYDSEPFGKERDAAIMKMAKEAGVEVVTENSHTLYDLDRIIELNGQKPPLTYKRFQAIISRMELPKKPVGSVTSQQMESCRAEIQENHDETYGVPSLEELGFPTEGLGPAVWQGGETEALARLDKHLERKAWVANYERPRMNANSLLASPTGLSPYLRFGCLSCRLFYYRLWELYKKVKRNSTPPLSLFGQLLWREFFYTAATNNPRFDRMEGNPICIQIPWDRNPEALAKWAEGKTGFPWIDAIMTQLRQEGWIHHLARHAVACFLTRGDLWVSWESGVRVFDELLLDADFSVNAGSWMWLSCSAFFQQFFHCYCPVGFGRRTDPSGDYIRRYLPKLKGFPSRYIYEPWNAPESIQKAAKCIIGVDYPRPIVNHAETSRLNIERMKQIYQQLSRYRGLCLLASVPSCVEDLSSPVAEPSSSQAGSSNSAGPRPLPSGPTSPKRKLEAAEEPPGEELSKRARVAKLPGPELPSKDV